A window from Salvia miltiorrhiza cultivar Shanhuang (shh) chromosome 2, IMPLAD_Smil_shh, whole genome shotgun sequence encodes these proteins:
- the LOC131007787 gene encoding formin-like protein 5, which yields MRFQMIIIRGGFIYMAFLFVLSITAAMGVESEREERETLLVYLMDAGEINQEMAESLRSDCRNELSHAKKTLQDIELCFMKERSVSREELYGGSSRVKTQDAHNVMCPQVKKILVDCLRDKNLVLPVTGEKKDSDTWLRSLPSSPRRRELAEKSGEPSDPLPTIMLAVGVTASLTFIVSILLFYFCCAGSFAAGRNDERPLLSLTLSDSVASSRKSLTLGTSTNEEKLGSQSFNSSLGHTKSSGNLHLESHSLGHLHHSRSSGNLLMESNSMNEARSLNSSHSLNDALSLSSSITLSSSKQEKPLGTPADDAATEASAQAPPGVTGTPIFPPLKPPPGRKIPPSPPPPLSSAPPPPPALTAPPPPSAALSTPSPLAPTPPAPPGLRAPLPPAPMNAPGAPPPPRAPAGPRPPGPPPPGPPPPPGPRGGGPRPPGPPPPPGVGGPPRPPGVRPPRGPGAHHAPSSSVGDLDIGGSKTKLKPFFWDKVNASADDSMVWSQIKGGSFQFNEEMIETLFGYAPTGKNKLPTKKEAAQEAPKFIQIIDAKKAQNLSILLKALNVTTDEVRDALEEGNELPSELIQTLLKMAPTQEEELKLRLFTGELTQLGPAERFLKVMVDIPFAFKRLECLSFMGILEEESTSLKDSFVVLEAACTELRKNRLFLKLLEAVLKTGNRMNSGTFRGGAQAFKLDTLLKLSDVKGIDGKTTLLHFVVQEIIRGEGIRAARAAREMRSMSSIVSEDLDNGSDLDSDENLRSLGLQAVSRLGNDLEHVKRAAILDVDSITGTVARLGHALVKARDFLNTDMKTVQEEDKGFQASLKSFVENSEGNVRWLLEEEKRITALIKSTADYFHGNSGKLDEGLRLFSVVRDFLVILDKVCLEVKTTPAKPKEEKPKEEKPKEEEKPKEELKPKEEEKLKEEEKPKEEEKPKEEDNPSEASTTKEDPVAAPPPPAAIASGHADSSDDSDDSDDSSSDEDTSTAKDDPVAAPQKPTPPVPAILSTRPDSLEEEDKLNTSAVKEENPASASTAKEDPVDTPPDSEKPTPSSS from the exons ATGAGGTTTCAAATGATAATTATAAGAGGAGGTTTTATATATATGGCGTTTTTGTTTGTGCTTTCGATTACAGCGGCGATGGGTGTGGAGAGCGagagggaagagagagaaacCTTACTTGTTTATTTGATGGACGCAGGGGAGATCAATCAGGAAATG GCTGAATCACTACGGAGTGACTGCAGGAACGAGCTATCACATGCCAAGAAAACCTTGCAAGATATTGAGTTATGTTTTATGAAGGAGAGGTCAGTTAGTCGTGAGGAGCTTTATGGCGGGTCGTCCAGAGTAAAGACGCAGGATGCTCACAATGTCATGTGCCCTCAAGTTAAGAAGATCCTTGTAGATTGTTTACGGGATAAAAACCTCGTGCTTCCTGTCACTGGAGAGAAGAAGGATTCAGATACCTGGTTGAGATCTTTGCCATCTTCTCCCAGACGGCGTGAGTTGGCCGAGAAATCTGGAGAACCATCTGATCCACTCCCAACCATCATGCTTGCTGTCGGTGTAACTGCATCCCTGACCTTTATTGTTTCGATTCTACTGTTTTATTTCTGCTGTGCGGGTAGCTTTGCAGCAGGTCGAAACGATGAGAGACCTCTCCTCAGCTTAACCTTAAGCGACTCCGTTG CCTCTTCGCGGAAGTCATTAACTTTAGGAACATCAACAAATGAAGAGAAGCTCGGTAGTCAGTCCTTTAACAGCAGCTTGGGCCATACGAAAAGCAGCGGAAACCTACACTTGGAATCGCATTCTCTAGGCCATTTACACCATAGCAGAAGCAGCGGAAACTTATTGATGGAGTCGAATTCTATGAACGAAGCACGGTCTCTCAACAGCTCGCATTCTTTGAATGATGCACTTTCTCTGAGTAGCTCAATCACTCTGAGCAGTTCTAAACAAGAGAAACCTCTTGGAACCCCTGCAGATGATGCTGCCACGGAAGCTTCCGCTCAAGCACCGCCTGGGGTGACGGGGACACCTATATTTCCTCCTCTAAAGCCACCTCCTGGAAGGAAAATCCCTCCCAGCCCTCCTCCTCCACTTAGCTCAGCTCCTCCCCCACCCCCGGCTCTCACAGCCCCACCACCCCCATCAGCAGCTCTGAGTACACCGAGTCCACTAGCTCCAACACCACCAGCACCCCCGGGTCTCAGAGCTCCACTGCCCCCGGCTCCCATGAATGCTCCTGGAGCACCACCACCCCCTAGAGCTCCTGCTGGTCCGCGTCCTCCAGGACCTCCACCACCTGGACCGCCTCCGCCACCTGGCCCCAGGGGAGGTGGTCCTCGCCCACCAGGACCCCCACCGCCTCCAGGTGTTGGCGGTCCTCCACGGCCTCCTGGCGTGAGGCCTCCTAGGGGTCCGGGTGCACATCATGCACCAAGCTCCTCCGTGGGAGATCTTGATATCGGTGGTTCTAAGACGAAGCTGAAACCTTTCTTCTGGGACAAGGTGAATGCCAGCGCTGATGATTCGATGGTTTGGAGTCAGATCAAAGGCGGATCTTTCCA GTTCAATGAAGAGATGATCGAAACACTATTTGGATATGCCCCTACCGGTAAAAACAAGCTTCCTACAAAGAAAGAGGCTGCCCAAGAGGCTCCTAAGTTCATTCAAATAATTGATGCTAAGAAGGCGCAGAATCTGTCGATTCTACTCAAAGCATTAAACGTGACTACAGATGAAGTCCGTGATGCACTTGAAGAAG GTAACGAGCTTCCTTCAGAACTTATTCAGACTTTATTAAAGATGGCGCCTACTCAAGAAGAAGAACTGAAACTGCGACTCTTCACGGGCGAGTTGACCCAGCTAGGTCCTGCAGAACGCTTTCTAAAGGTCATGGTCGATATTCCTTTTGCGTTTAAGAGGCTAGAGTGTCTTTCTTTCATGGGCATCCTTGAGGAGGAGTCAACATCACTAAAAGATTCTTTTGTTGTCTTGGAG GCTGCTTGCACAGAACTGCGGAAAAACAGATTGTTTCTCAAACTTCTTGAGGCAGTTCTTAAAACTGGAAATCGGATGAACAGTGGGACGTTTCGTGGTGGTGCACAAGCATTTAAGCTCGACACACTTCTAAAGTTATCAGATGTGAAAGGGATAGACGGAAAAACCACATTGCTGCACTTTGTTGTTCAAGAAATAATCCGAGGGGAAGGCATAAGAGCTGCTCGAGCAGCTAGAGAGATGCGGAGCATGTCCAGCATAGTGTCTGAAGATCTTGACAATGGTTCTGACCTAGATTCAGATGAGAATTTAAGGAGCCTCGGTCTTCAGGCTGTGTCACGTCTGGGAAATGATCTCGAGCATGTGAAAAGAGCTGCAATTTTAGATGTTGATAGCATAACCGGGACAGTTGCAAGGCTTGGCCATGCACTTGTGAAAGCGCGGGATTTTCTCAACACGGATATGAAGACCGTACAGGAAGAAGACAAGGGGTTTCAAGCCTCGTTGAAGAGTTTTGTGGAGAATTCTGAGGGTAATGTGAGGTGGTTGCTAGAGGAAGAGAAGCGAATAACTGCACTCATCAAGAGCACCGCGGATTACTTTCATGGAAACTCGGGGAAGCTAGATGAAGGCTTGCGATTATTCTCAGTCGTTCGTGATTTCCTTGTGATACTAGATAAGGTATGCCTTGAAGTGAAAACCACACCAGCAAAGCCAAAGGAGGAAAAACCTAAagaagagaaacctaaagaggAGGAGAAGCCTAAAGAGGAGTTAAAACCTAAAGAGGAGGAGAAGCTTAAAGAGGAGGAGAAGCCTAAAGAGGAGGAAAAACCAAAAGAGGAGGACAACCCTAGTGAGGCATCGACTACGAAAGAGGATCCAGTTGCTGCACCTCCGCCCCCAGCTGCCATAGCTAGTGGGCATGCGGATAGTTCAGATGATTCGGATGATTCAGACGATTCAAGTTCAGATGAGGATACATCAACTGCGAAAGATGATCCCGTTGCTGCACCTCAAAAACCAACTCCTCCAGTCCCAGCCATACTTAGTACGCGTCCGGATAGTTTAGAAGAAGAGGACAAGCTAAACACATCAGCTGTTAAAGAAGAGAACCCTGCTAGTGCGTCAACTGCGAAAGAGGATCCGGTTGATACGCCTCCAGACTCTGAGAAGCCTACTCCCAGCAGTAGCTAG